From a single Nicotiana tomentosiformis chromosome 2, ASM39032v3, whole genome shotgun sequence genomic region:
- the LOC104106052 gene encoding large ribosomal subunit protein eL24-like, whose translation MVLKTELCRFSGGKIYPGRGIRFIRSDSQVFLFLNSKCKRYFHNRLKPSKLTWTAMYRKQHKKDIAQEAVKKRRRATKKPYSRSIVGATLEVIQKKRTERPEVRDAAREAALREIKERIKKTKDEKKAKKAEVQAKSQKAGGKGNMPKGAGGKGPKLGGGGGKR comes from the exons ATGGTTCTCAA GACGGAACTCTGTCGTTTTAGTGGTGGAAAGATATATCCAGGGAGGGGCATCAGATTTATTCGTTCAGATTCTCAG GTGTTCCTGTTTCTCAACTCAAAATGTAAACGGTACTTTCACAATCGCCTGAAGCCTTCCAAGCTTACTTGGACAGCTATGTATAGGAAGCAGCACAAGAAG GATATTGCACAAGAAGCTGTTAAGAAGAGGCGACGTGCAACAAAGAAGCCTTACTCCAGGTCCATTGTGGGTGCAACCCTGGAGGTTATTCAGAAGAAGAGAACTGAAAGGCCAGAAGTTAGAGATGCTGCTAGGGAAGCTGCTCTCCG TGAAATCAAGGAAAGAATCAAGAAGACAAAGGATGAGAAGAAGGCCAAGAAGGCAGAGGTGCAGGCCAAGTCACAGAAAGCTGGAGGGAAGGGCAACATGCCCAAGGGAGCTGGAGGTAAAGGTCCTAAGCTCGGTGGTGGCGGTGGAAAACGTTAA
- the LOC104106053 gene encoding F-box protein PP2-A15-like, with amino-acid sequence MGASLSNTTENGSATGGGTGLGDMPESCVACVFMYLPPPDICNLARLNRAFRGAASSDAVWESKLPCNYHQMLDLLPPWRYDGLPKKGIFALLSRPVPFEDDNKEVWLDRVSGRICMSISSKAMSITGSEDRRHWNWFPTEESRFHVVAYCQQVWWFEVSGIVKFPFPPDIYTLTFRIHLGKYFKRLGRRVPNFEHTHGWDLGPVRFELSTSDGQHAVSEFFLHEVEQYDAKKRGCWIEYRVGEFIVSSSDPVTEVRFSMKQIDCTHSKGGLCVDSLSITPSDLKRCRRKGVK; translated from the exons ATGGGCGCATCATTGTCCAACACAACGGAGAACGGTTCGGCCACCGGCGGCGGAACGGGGCTCGGCGACATGCCGGAGAGTTGCGTTGCCTGCGTCTTCATGTACCTGCCGCCGCCGGATATCTGCAATCTGGCTCGGCTGAACCGTGCATTCCGCGGCGCCGCTTCTTCTGACGCCGTATGGGAATCCAAGCTTCCTTGTAACTACCACCAGATGCTCGACCTTTTGCCTCCTTGGAGATACGACGGTCTTCCCAAGAAGGGCATTTTTGCCCTTCTCTCTCGCCCCGTCCCCTTTGAAGATGACAATAAG GAAGTATGGTTGGATAGAGTAAGTGGAAGGATTTGCATGTCAATCTCTTCAAAGGCGATGTCAATAACTGGTAGTGAAGACAGGAGACATTGGAACTGGTTTCCAACAGAAGAGTCAAG GTTCCATGTTGTGGCGTATTGCCAGCAAGTATGGTGGTTTGAAGTAAGTGGAATAGTGAAGTTTCCTTTTCCTCCGGATATATACACACTAACTTTCAGGATCCATCTGGGGAAATATTTTAAGAGATTAGGCCGACGTGTTCCCAACTTTGAGCACACTCATGGATGGGATTTGGGGCCAGTACGCTTTGAACTGTCCACTTCTGATGGACAGCATGCAGTTAGTGAGTTCTTTCTCCATGAAGTCGAGCAATATGATGCAAAAAAACGCGGGTGCTGGATTGAGTACAGGGTGGGTGAATTTATTGTCAGTAGCTCAGATCCTGTAACTGAAGTTAGATTTTCTATGAAACAGATTGATTGCACACATTCGAAAGGTGGGCTCTGTGTAGACTCTCTATCAATTACACCCAGCGATCTCAAGAGGTGTAGGAGGAAAGGGGTTAAATAG